The Neoarius graeffei isolate fNeoGra1 chromosome 25, fNeoGra1.pri, whole genome shotgun sequence genome includes a region encoding these proteins:
- the kdm6bb gene encoding lysine (K)-specific demethylase 6B, b isoform X2, which translates to MYYTQHQYSGRYSWDSFPSGASSRASWAPSSSRHLPPPSRGSGGGYQSTLSHASGRNYHKAYNNRPPEFSRHRVHDHPRERGPNGRDRVTSWSWGSNQHQNPDRAALNGYSSGCGGRVPNNQPPRYGGPHQQHRIPTADRWSQVASSRSFQSPSLKRPAPRNPSSTRDDCPSKRSKRVNSHQALPSKIKHPMPMNRPPLSYLPRTCSPPYHSDAQWSQPNKRQSASGFQESTQSNSSDHLHRIHPVLSSTLGGPGQDFHSSKSLKLGHLHSYGHQTHDHPGPNGTKGDWEHSVPPSPANLTRVPYSPQHQPPAGPHRHPGPHASHGSPTPSWKDKQSSETRRSGLGPEERQQLQGLKEGGRHHSTPKHTQLHCSPEGRSVRHGITCGRASLSPSPESGSSSQRLQGKKIRVSKHRVPSTFSKSSYSNYGGQESPIRRLDTDMLKHVETKKRHRDRERRQERKGVHRADERKARILRKLEAKKRKKERQEKRSHRERKGSHRKGETGGQSERKTKDERKRARKAERNGIKKAEKAHFRREMHPQTPPCDSPSKSPDSAIFESPPLAAFSDTSLCIHKYTKHEEEEESNCDSDSSHTSGFISPSTPPLANQNHPLQCQSKDIANNITSVSENSLPSSEPTGPNTSSFGTQDKNLDQEDLISEPPASSDHELPTLDRSSGFEEKVPQLEEKNQHAPDLLPAHSNSMEDHLRLDPSASPPVLSWQGSPVSDLSEEEEDDAGANIAGVIRRPVLQPSPTHSSPTQDPEEIWKEPGHSLGLDYRHNDLAKLYGISEPSKVVEEEEDKEPMAEQQDSSTTTSQGPHLHDTDGTLASGSHKYTYRGGPFGRPPPNITAGVKYSSSLSLGPEIHPLEQHNSTSTSPRAVSPVTMPLTSISPSKSTSDLSKPDNNIQAKEEKKEDRIVQKEGDDMIEAVGSLKEPICTSLVKENEVKVLPSTLSPATLQAKLAHSCEVLLNQSSSTLLSSEVNNGKEKSKTKLEKKKQGQGRDRKKEQQKRQKAKTGSSGITEEPSVREGRQHKKQKRNTKNEKQHCSSSGEPAKELTKVCKKLEVAEKKPMETKKEQRKGDKKIAKAKQENKDGDAGMTKTTFSSGSVSSTSPSVRVLSSVPLKELKIQLVKLKISGRQTFTASEFSQKRIPLKEISIKNSAAEIIRACKDAKVNSRFRESYLLPSLSVKPVLNVESQIPREKLNPPTPSIYLESKRDAFSPVLLQFCTDPKNPVTVIRGLAGSLRLNLGLFSTKSLVEANADHAVEVRTQVQQPADENWNATGSAQTWPCESSRSHTTISKYAQYQASSFQESLQEEKDSEDEDEGDRKTESTSETPSSSIFCTQRCVSCLLPSHSAQSRSPLAKSSSLVPTSIFLTRRGGSCSCRSC; encoded by the exons ATGTATTACACACAGCACCAGTATTCTGGCCGGTACTCATGGGACTCCTTTCCCTCTGGCGCTTCTAGCAGGGCTTCGTGGGCTCCCAGCTCCAGCCGCCACTTGCCCCCTCCATCCAG GGGCAGTGGTGGAGGGTACCAGTCAACCCTGAGTCATGCGTCAGGAAGAAACTATCACAAAGCTTATAACAATAG ACCTCCGGAGTTCAGCAGACACAGAGTTCATGATCACCCCAGAGAGAGAGGGCCAAATGGTAGAGATCGGGTCACATCATGGTCTTGGGGTTCAAATCAGCACCAGAACCCTGACCGGGCCGCTCTGAATGGATACAGCTCAGGATGTGGAGGACGTGTCCCCAATAATCAGCCCCCAAGG TATGGAGGCCCTCACCAGCAGCACCGGATTCCAACTGCAGACAGATGGAGTCAAGTGGCCTCATCCAGATCCTTTCAAAGTCCCTCATTAAAACGTCCGGCCCCCCGAAACCCCTCATCAACAAGAGATGACTGTCCGAGCAAGAGGAGCAAAAGAGTCAATTCACACCAG GCTCTTCCCTCCAAAATTAAGCACCCTATGCCTATGAATCGCCCTCCCTTGTCTTATCTCCCTCGCACCTGTAGCCCTCCATACCACAGTGATGCCCAGTGGAGTCAGCCAAATAAGAGACAGTCTGCTTCAGGCTTTCAG GAGTCTACTCAGTCCAACAGCAGTGATCACCTCCACAGGATCCATCCGGTGCTCTCATCTACCCTCGGTGGCCCTGGCCAAGATTTCCATAGCTCAAAGTCCCTGAAATTGGGCCACCTCCACTCTTACGGCCACCAAACCCATGATCACCCGGGACCCAATGGAACCAAAGGGGACTGGGAGCATTCTGTTCCACCCTCACCAGCAAACCTCACCAGAGTGCCTTATAGTCCCCAGCACCAGCCTCCAGCGGGCCCACACAGGCACCCAGGACCTCATGCCAGCCATGGTTCACCTACGCCATCCTGGAAGGACAAGCAGAGCAGT GAAACCAGGCGCTCTGGTCTAGGGCCTGAAGAGCGGCAGCAACTGCAGGGACTGAAAGAAGGAGGGCGGCATCACAGCACCCCAAAACACACCCAGCTCCATTGCAGCCCTGAAGGCAGAAGTGTTCGCCATGGCATCACCTGCGGGAGAGCAAGCCTGTCCCCAAGCCCTGAATCTGGATCCAGCTCTCAGAGGCTACAGGGGAAGAAAATCAGGGTTTCTAAACACAGAGTTCCATCAACTTTCTCTAAGTCCAGCTACTCTAACTATGGTGGCCAGGAGAGCCCAATTCGTCGGCTGGACACAGACATGTTAAAGCATGTTGAAACCAagaagagacacagagacagagagagaaggcaAGAGAGGAAAGGAGTGCACAGGGCAGATGAACGAAAAGCAAGGATACTAAGAAAACTGGAggcaaagaaaaggaaaaaagagaggcaaGAGAAAAGGAGCCATCGGGAGAGGAAAGGTAGCCATAGAAAAGGAGAGACAGGGGGACAGtctgagagaaaaacaaaagatGAGAGGAAAAGAGCAAGGAAAGCAGAGAGAAATGGCATCAAGAAAGCGGAGAAGGCTCATTTTAGAAGAGAAATGCATCCCCAAACTCCTCCTTGTGATTCACCGAGTAAAAGTCCAGACTCAGCCATTTTTGAGTCTCCGCCACTGGCAGCTTTTTCAGACACATCACTGTGTATTCACAAATACACAAAacatgaagaagaggaggagtCCAACTGTGACTCTGACTCTTCACACACCTCAGGGTTCATTTCGCCCTCCACTCCCCCTCTAGCAAATCAGAACCATCCACTTCAATGTCAATCAAAGGACATTGCCAATAACATCACCTCAgtaagtgaaaacagtctgccatccTCTGAGCCTACAGGTCCAAACACCAGCAGCTTTGGGACTCAAGACAAGAACCTTGACCAGGAGGACCTTATCTCTGAACCCCCTGCTAGCAGTGATCATGAGTTGCCAACGCTGGATCGCTCCAGTGGTTTTGAGGAAAAAGTTCCTCAGCTTGAGGAGAAGAACCAGCATGCTCCAGATCTGCTCCCTGCCCACAGCAATTCTATGGAGGACCATCTGCGACTGGATCCCTCAGCTAGCCCCCCAGTACTGAGCTGGCAGGGCTCCCCTGTTTCAGATCTCAgcgaggaagaggaggatgatGCAGGGGCCAACATAGCTGGAGTGATCAGGAGACCAGTCCTCCAGCCAAGCCCCACTCATTCATCTCCAACCCAAGACCCAGAGGAAATCTGGAAAGAACCAGGTCATTCCTTGGGTCTTGATTATCGCCACAATGATCTGGCCAAACTGTATGGCATTTCTGAGCCTTCAAAAGTtgtggaggaagaagaagacaaAGAACCCATGGCAGAGCAGCAGGACAGTAGCACAACAACCTCTCAGGGACCGCATCTGCATGACACTGACGGTACCTTGGCCTCAGGCAGCCATAAGTACACCTACAGAGGTGGCCCTTTTGGTCGGCCACCTCCCAACATAACGGCTGGGGTCAAATACTCTTCCTCACTGTCACTGGGACCAGAGATACACCCTCTAGAGCAGCACAACTCAACCTCCACATCCCCAAGAGCTGTGtctccagtgaccatgcccttgaCCAGCATTTCTCCTTCCAAATCTACCTCAGATCTTTCAAAGCCTGACAACAACATACAGgcaaaagaagagaaaaaagagGACAGAATTGTTCAGAAGGAGGGTGATGACATGATTGAAGCTGTAGGATCATTAAAAGAACCAATTTGTACCTCTTTGGTGAAGGAGAATGAGGTCAAGGTATTGCCCTCCACCTTGTCACCTGCTACCTTGCAGGCTAAACTGGCACACAGCTGTGAGGTGCTGCTGAACCAGAGCTCCAGTACCCTCCTTTCATCAGAAGTGAACAATGGAAAGGAAAAATCGAAAACCAAgttggagaagaagaagcaaggGCAAGGCAGGGACAGGAAGAAAGAGCAGCAGAAAAGACAGAAAGCAAAGACTGGCAGCAGTGGTATCACAGAAGAGCCAAGTGTCAGAGAGGGCAGACAGCATAAAAAACAGAAAAGGAACACCAAAAATGAGAAACAGCATTGCTCGTCTAGTGGTGAACCTGCCAAAGAGCTTACCAAGGTCTGCAAAAAACTAGAGGTGGCAGAAAAGAAACCAATGGAGACAAAGAAGGAGCAAAGAAAAGGAGATAAGAAGATAGCCAAAGCTAAACAGGAGAACAAGGATGGAGATGCAGGAATGACAAAAACAACCTTCTCCAGCGGAAGCGTCTCCAGTACATCTCCATCTGTTCGGGTTCTGTCCTCTGTGCCACTGAAAGAGCTAAAGATTCAGCTGGTGAAGCTCAAGATCAGCGGGAGGCAGACGTTCACTGCCTCAGAGTTCTCACAGAAGAGGATCCCACTGAAAGAGATTAGCATCAAAAACAGTGCAGCAGAGATCATTAGAGCCTGCAA agaTGCAAAGGTGAACAGTCGTTTCCGTGAGTCCTATCTGCTCCCCTCTTTGTCTGTGAAGCCTGTGCTGAATGTCGAGTCTCAGATTCCCCGAGAGAAGCTCAACCCACCCACGCCCAGCATCTAC ctCGAAAGTAAGAGGGATGCGTTTTCTCCGGTGCTGCTCCAGTTCTGCACGGATCCAAAAAACCCAGTTACTGTTATCCGAGGTCTGGCAGGATCACTCCGACTCa ACCTGGGTTTGTTCTCCACGAAGTCTCTGGTGGAGGCGAACGCCGATCACGCTGTGGAAGTGAGGACTCAGGTGCAGCAGCCCGCTGATGAGAACTGGAACGCGACCGGATCAGCTCAGACGTGGCCATGTGAGAGCAGCCGATCTCACACCACCATCTCCAAGTACGCTCAGTACCAGGCCTCCAGCTTCCAAGAAAGCCTACAG GAAGAGAAGGACAGCGAGGATGAAGATGaaggagacagaaagacagaatcGACGTCAGAGACTCCATCCAGCAGCATTTTCTGCACACAGAG GTGTGTAAGCTGTTTGCTTCCCTCTCATTCAGCTCAGAGCAGAAGTCCATTGGCAAAATCATCAAGTTTGGTACCAACATCGATCTTTCTGACCCGAAGAG gtggaAGCTGCAGCTGCAGGAGTTGTTGA
- the kdm6bb gene encoding lysine (K)-specific demethylase 6B, b isoform X1: protein MYYTQHQYSGRYSWDSFPSGASSRASWAPSSSRHLPPPSRGSGGGYQSTLSHASGRNYHKAYNNRPPEFSRHRVHDHPRERGPNGRDRVTSWSWGSNQHQNPDRAALNGYSSGCGGRVPNNQPPRYGGPHQQHRIPTADRWSQVASSRSFQSPSLKRPAPRNPSSTRDDCPSKRSKRVNSHQALPSKIKHPMPMNRPPLSYLPRTCSPPYHSDAQWSQPNKRQSASGFQESTQSNSSDHLHRIHPVLSSTLGGPGQDFHSSKSLKLGHLHSYGHQTHDHPGPNGTKGDWEHSVPPSPANLTRVPYSPQHQPPAGPHRHPGPHASHGSPTPSWKDKQSSETRRSGLGPEERQQLQGLKEGGRHHSTPKHTQLHCSPEGRSVRHGITCGRASLSPSPESGSSSQRLQGKKIRVSKHRVPSTFSKSSYSNYGGQESPIRRLDTDMLKHVETKKRHRDRERRQERKGVHRADERKARILRKLEAKKRKKERQEKRSHRERKGSHRKGETGGQSERKTKDERKRARKAERNGIKKAEKAHFRREMHPQTPPCDSPSKSPDSAIFESPPLAAFSDTSLCIHKYTKHEEEEESNCDSDSSHTSGFISPSTPPLANQNHPLQCQSKDIANNITSVSENSLPSSEPTGPNTSSFGTQDKNLDQEDLISEPPASSDHELPTLDRSSGFEEKVPQLEEKNQHAPDLLPAHSNSMEDHLRLDPSASPPVLSWQGSPVSDLSEEEEDDAGANIAGVIRRPVLQPSPTHSSPTQDPEEIWKEPGHSLGLDYRHNDLAKLYGISEPSKVVEEEEDKEPMAEQQDSSTTTSQGPHLHDTDGTLASGSHKYTYRGGPFGRPPPNITAGVKYSSSLSLGPEIHPLEQHNSTSTSPRAVSPVTMPLTSISPSKSTSDLSKPDNNIQAKEEKKEDRIVQKEGDDMIEAVGSLKEPICTSLVKENEVKVLPSTLSPATLQAKLAHSCEVLLNQSSSTLLSSEVNNGKEKSKTKLEKKKQGQGRDRKKEQQKRQKAKTGSSGITEEPSVREGRQHKKQKRNTKNEKQHCSSSGEPAKELTKVCKKLEVAEKKPMETKKEQRKGDKKIAKAKQENKDGDAGMTKTTFSSGSVSSTSPSVRVLSSVPLKELKIQLVKLKISGRQTFTASEFSQKRIPLKEISIKNSAAEIIRACKDAKVNSRFRESYLLPSLSVKPVLNVESQIPREKLNPPTPSIYLESKRDAFSPVLLQFCTDPKNPVTVIRGLAGSLRLNLGLFSTKSLVEANADHAVEVRTQVQQPADENWNATGSAQTWPCESSRSHTTISKYAQYQASSFQESLQEEKDSEDEDEGDRKTESTSETPSSSIFCTQSSEQKSIGKIIKFGTNIDLSDPKRWKLQLQELLKLPVFMRVSSTENMLSHVGHTILGMNTVQLYMKVPGSRTPGHQENNNFCSVNINIGPGDCEWFAVHEHYWEAISHFCEKNGVDYLTGSWWPVLDDLYCSNIPVYRFIQRPGDLVWINAGTVHWVQAVGWCNNIAWNVGPLNSYQYQLALERFEWNEIKKVKSIVPMIHVSWNVARTIKITDPNTYKMIRHCLLQSMKHIQILREQLVAEGKKICYQSRVKDEPAYYCNECDVEVFNLLFVTSESSSRKTYVVHCEDCARRRSSTLSGVVVLEQYRVEELMNTYDNFTLAPVPCSK from the exons ATGTATTACACACAGCACCAGTATTCTGGCCGGTACTCATGGGACTCCTTTCCCTCTGGCGCTTCTAGCAGGGCTTCGTGGGCTCCCAGCTCCAGCCGCCACTTGCCCCCTCCATCCAG GGGCAGTGGTGGAGGGTACCAGTCAACCCTGAGTCATGCGTCAGGAAGAAACTATCACAAAGCTTATAACAATAG ACCTCCGGAGTTCAGCAGACACAGAGTTCATGATCACCCCAGAGAGAGAGGGCCAAATGGTAGAGATCGGGTCACATCATGGTCTTGGGGTTCAAATCAGCACCAGAACCCTGACCGGGCCGCTCTGAATGGATACAGCTCAGGATGTGGAGGACGTGTCCCCAATAATCAGCCCCCAAGG TATGGAGGCCCTCACCAGCAGCACCGGATTCCAACTGCAGACAGATGGAGTCAAGTGGCCTCATCCAGATCCTTTCAAAGTCCCTCATTAAAACGTCCGGCCCCCCGAAACCCCTCATCAACAAGAGATGACTGTCCGAGCAAGAGGAGCAAAAGAGTCAATTCACACCAG GCTCTTCCCTCCAAAATTAAGCACCCTATGCCTATGAATCGCCCTCCCTTGTCTTATCTCCCTCGCACCTGTAGCCCTCCATACCACAGTGATGCCCAGTGGAGTCAGCCAAATAAGAGACAGTCTGCTTCAGGCTTTCAG GAGTCTACTCAGTCCAACAGCAGTGATCACCTCCACAGGATCCATCCGGTGCTCTCATCTACCCTCGGTGGCCCTGGCCAAGATTTCCATAGCTCAAAGTCCCTGAAATTGGGCCACCTCCACTCTTACGGCCACCAAACCCATGATCACCCGGGACCCAATGGAACCAAAGGGGACTGGGAGCATTCTGTTCCACCCTCACCAGCAAACCTCACCAGAGTGCCTTATAGTCCCCAGCACCAGCCTCCAGCGGGCCCACACAGGCACCCAGGACCTCATGCCAGCCATGGTTCACCTACGCCATCCTGGAAGGACAAGCAGAGCAGT GAAACCAGGCGCTCTGGTCTAGGGCCTGAAGAGCGGCAGCAACTGCAGGGACTGAAAGAAGGAGGGCGGCATCACAGCACCCCAAAACACACCCAGCTCCATTGCAGCCCTGAAGGCAGAAGTGTTCGCCATGGCATCACCTGCGGGAGAGCAAGCCTGTCCCCAAGCCCTGAATCTGGATCCAGCTCTCAGAGGCTACAGGGGAAGAAAATCAGGGTTTCTAAACACAGAGTTCCATCAACTTTCTCTAAGTCCAGCTACTCTAACTATGGTGGCCAGGAGAGCCCAATTCGTCGGCTGGACACAGACATGTTAAAGCATGTTGAAACCAagaagagacacagagacagagagagaaggcaAGAGAGGAAAGGAGTGCACAGGGCAGATGAACGAAAAGCAAGGATACTAAGAAAACTGGAggcaaagaaaaggaaaaaagagaggcaaGAGAAAAGGAGCCATCGGGAGAGGAAAGGTAGCCATAGAAAAGGAGAGACAGGGGGACAGtctgagagaaaaacaaaagatGAGAGGAAAAGAGCAAGGAAAGCAGAGAGAAATGGCATCAAGAAAGCGGAGAAGGCTCATTTTAGAAGAGAAATGCATCCCCAAACTCCTCCTTGTGATTCACCGAGTAAAAGTCCAGACTCAGCCATTTTTGAGTCTCCGCCACTGGCAGCTTTTTCAGACACATCACTGTGTATTCACAAATACACAAAacatgaagaagaggaggagtCCAACTGTGACTCTGACTCTTCACACACCTCAGGGTTCATTTCGCCCTCCACTCCCCCTCTAGCAAATCAGAACCATCCACTTCAATGTCAATCAAAGGACATTGCCAATAACATCACCTCAgtaagtgaaaacagtctgccatccTCTGAGCCTACAGGTCCAAACACCAGCAGCTTTGGGACTCAAGACAAGAACCTTGACCAGGAGGACCTTATCTCTGAACCCCCTGCTAGCAGTGATCATGAGTTGCCAACGCTGGATCGCTCCAGTGGTTTTGAGGAAAAAGTTCCTCAGCTTGAGGAGAAGAACCAGCATGCTCCAGATCTGCTCCCTGCCCACAGCAATTCTATGGAGGACCATCTGCGACTGGATCCCTCAGCTAGCCCCCCAGTACTGAGCTGGCAGGGCTCCCCTGTTTCAGATCTCAgcgaggaagaggaggatgatGCAGGGGCCAACATAGCTGGAGTGATCAGGAGACCAGTCCTCCAGCCAAGCCCCACTCATTCATCTCCAACCCAAGACCCAGAGGAAATCTGGAAAGAACCAGGTCATTCCTTGGGTCTTGATTATCGCCACAATGATCTGGCCAAACTGTATGGCATTTCTGAGCCTTCAAAAGTtgtggaggaagaagaagacaaAGAACCCATGGCAGAGCAGCAGGACAGTAGCACAACAACCTCTCAGGGACCGCATCTGCATGACACTGACGGTACCTTGGCCTCAGGCAGCCATAAGTACACCTACAGAGGTGGCCCTTTTGGTCGGCCACCTCCCAACATAACGGCTGGGGTCAAATACTCTTCCTCACTGTCACTGGGACCAGAGATACACCCTCTAGAGCAGCACAACTCAACCTCCACATCCCCAAGAGCTGTGtctccagtgaccatgcccttgaCCAGCATTTCTCCTTCCAAATCTACCTCAGATCTTTCAAAGCCTGACAACAACATACAGgcaaaagaagagaaaaaagagGACAGAATTGTTCAGAAGGAGGGTGATGACATGATTGAAGCTGTAGGATCATTAAAAGAACCAATTTGTACCTCTTTGGTGAAGGAGAATGAGGTCAAGGTATTGCCCTCCACCTTGTCACCTGCTACCTTGCAGGCTAAACTGGCACACAGCTGTGAGGTGCTGCTGAACCAGAGCTCCAGTACCCTCCTTTCATCAGAAGTGAACAATGGAAAGGAAAAATCGAAAACCAAgttggagaagaagaagcaaggGCAAGGCAGGGACAGGAAGAAAGAGCAGCAGAAAAGACAGAAAGCAAAGACTGGCAGCAGTGGTATCACAGAAGAGCCAAGTGTCAGAGAGGGCAGACAGCATAAAAAACAGAAAAGGAACACCAAAAATGAGAAACAGCATTGCTCGTCTAGTGGTGAACCTGCCAAAGAGCTTACCAAGGTCTGCAAAAAACTAGAGGTGGCAGAAAAGAAACCAATGGAGACAAAGAAGGAGCAAAGAAAAGGAGATAAGAAGATAGCCAAAGCTAAACAGGAGAACAAGGATGGAGATGCAGGAATGACAAAAACAACCTTCTCCAGCGGAAGCGTCTCCAGTACATCTCCATCTGTTCGGGTTCTGTCCTCTGTGCCACTGAAAGAGCTAAAGATTCAGCTGGTGAAGCTCAAGATCAGCGGGAGGCAGACGTTCACTGCCTCAGAGTTCTCACAGAAGAGGATCCCACTGAAAGAGATTAGCATCAAAAACAGTGCAGCAGAGATCATTAGAGCCTGCAA agaTGCAAAGGTGAACAGTCGTTTCCGTGAGTCCTATCTGCTCCCCTCTTTGTCTGTGAAGCCTGTGCTGAATGTCGAGTCTCAGATTCCCCGAGAGAAGCTCAACCCACCCACGCCCAGCATCTAC ctCGAAAGTAAGAGGGATGCGTTTTCTCCGGTGCTGCTCCAGTTCTGCACGGATCCAAAAAACCCAGTTACTGTTATCCGAGGTCTGGCAGGATCACTCCGACTCa ACCTGGGTTTGTTCTCCACGAAGTCTCTGGTGGAGGCGAACGCCGATCACGCTGTGGAAGTGAGGACTCAGGTGCAGCAGCCCGCTGATGAGAACTGGAACGCGACCGGATCAGCTCAGACGTGGCCATGTGAGAGCAGCCGATCTCACACCACCATCTCCAAGTACGCTCAGTACCAGGCCTCCAGCTTCCAAGAAAGCCTACAG GAAGAGAAGGACAGCGAGGATGAAGATGaaggagacagaaagacagaatcGACGTCAGAGACTCCATCCAGCAGCATTTTCTGCACACAGAG CTCAGAGCAGAAGTCCATTGGCAAAATCATCAAGTTTGGTACCAACATCGATCTTTCTGACCCGAAGAG gtggaAGCTGCAGCTGCAGGAGTTGTTGAAGTTGCCTGTGTTCATGCGCGTCTCCTCCACGGAGAACATGCTGAGCCATGTCGGACACACCATCCTCGGCATGAATACCGTCCAACTGTATATGAAGGTTCCGGGCAGCCGCACACCAG GACACCAGGAGAACAACAACTTCTGCTCGGTGAACATTAACATCGGCCCCGGAGACTGTGAGTGGTTTGCTGTCCATGAACACTACTGGGAGGCCATCAGCCACTTCTGTGAGAA GAACGGAGTGGACTATCTGACGGGTTCGTGGTGGCCGGTTCTGGATGATCTGTATTGCTCCAACATCCCTGTGTACCGTTTTATCCAGCGTCCCGGAGATTTAGTGTGGATTAACGCAGGAACCGTGCACTGGGTTCAGGCCGTCGGCTGGTGCAACAACATTGCCTGGAACGTGGGACCGCTGAACT ccTATCAGTATCAGTTGGCTTTGGAGCGTTTTGAATGGAAtgagatcaaaaaggtcaaatcGATTGTTCCCATGATTCACGTCTCCTGGAACGTCGCCCGCACCATCAAGATCACTGACCCAAACACTTACAAAATGATCAG